The Corylus avellana chromosome ca8, CavTom2PMs-1.0 genome has a segment encoding these proteins:
- the LOC132190788 gene encoding secreted RxLR effector protein 161-like, which yields MDSIPFASDVGSLMYAQVCLRPDIAYAVRMLGRSQSNPRMEHWKATKKVMRYLQGTKNHMLTYKNVDYLEVMGYSDLDFAGCKVSRKSTSKYVFMLAGGTISWKSTKQTIIASSTMEAEFIACFEATS from the coding sequence atggacaGCATTCCTTTTGCATCTGATGTTGGCAGTTTAATGTATGCACAGGTTTGTTTAAGACCTGACATTGCATATGCAGTACGAATGTTAGGAAGATCTCAAAGTAATCCGAGAATGGAACACTGGAAGGCTACGAAAAAGGTTATGAGATATTTACAAGGAACCAAGAATCATATGCTGACTTATAAGAATGTAGATTATCTAGAAGTGATGGGATATTCAGACTTAGACTTTGCGGGTTGTAAAGTCTCTAGAAAGTCCACTTCAAAATATGTCTTTATGTTGGCTGGAGGTACTATATCATGGAAGAGCACCAAACAGACGATAATTGCATCCTCTACTATGGAGGCAGAGTTCATAGCATGCTTTGAAGCGACTTCATAG